A genomic region of Ovis canadensis isolate MfBH-ARS-UI-01 breed Bighorn chromosome 9, ARS-UI_OviCan_v2, whole genome shotgun sequence contains the following coding sequences:
- the FSBP gene encoding fibrinogen silencer-binding protein: MVGKARSSNFTLSEKLDLLKLVKPYVKILEEHTNKHSVIVEKNRCWDIIAVNYNAIGVDRPPRTAQGLRTLYKRLKEYAKQELLQQKETQSDFKSNISEPTKKVMEMIPQISSFCLVRDRNHIRSANLDEEAQAGTSSLQVMLDRHPVAITVEVKQEEDIKPPPPLVLNSQQSDTLEQREEQELVPVMERSLSPSLSSVDMRMTSSPSSIPRRDDFYRHESGENFRSQLGYDPQILQMLKEEHQIILENQKSFGLYVQEKRDGLKRRQQLEEELLRAKIEVEKLKAIRLRHDLPEYNSL, translated from the exons ATGGTAGGAAAAGCTAGATCTTCCAATTTTACCTTATCTGAAAAGCTTGATTTGTTAAAGCTGGTGAAGCCATATGTTAAAATTCTGGAAGAACACACTAACAAACATTCAGtgatagtggaaaagaatagatgTTGGGATATCATAGCAGTTAACTATAATGCGATTGGAGTAGACCGCCCTCCTCGAACAGCGCAGGGCCTACGCACTCTTTACAAAAGGCTCAAAGAATATGCCAAACAGGAGCTATTGCAGCAAAAAGAGACCCAGTcagattttaaaagcaatatttcTGAGCCAACCAAGAAAGTTATGGAGATGATTCCCCAGATTTCCAGTTTTTGCCTGGTAAGAGACAGAAACCACATACGAAG TGCAAACTTGGatgaggaagcacaggctggtaCCAGTTCACTACAGGTAATGTTGGACCGCCATCCAGTTGCTATTACAGTGGAGGTGAAGCAAGAAGAAGACATTAAGCCCCCTCCTCCACTGGTTTTAAATTCTCAACAGAGTGATACTTTAGAGCAAAGAGAAGAACAGGAATTAGTGCCTGTAATGGAAAGATCTTTGTCACCATCACTTTCCTCTGTTGATATGAGAATGACATCGTCTCCATCTTCTATCCCAAGGAGAGATGATTTTTATCGGCATGAGAGTGGAGAAAATTTTAGGTCACAATTAGGGTATGATCCTCAGATTCTACAAATGCTGAAAGAGGAGCATCagataattttagaaaatcaaaAAAGTTTTGGATTATATGTTCAGGAGAAGAGGGATGGATTGAAAAGAAGGCAGCAGCTAGAGGAAGAGCTGCTAAGAGCAAAAATTGAAGTTGAGAAGCTGAAAGCAATTCGACTACGGCATGATCTACCTGAATATAATAGtctctaa